Proteins encoded within one genomic window of Raineyella fluvialis:
- a CDS encoding TetR/AcrR family transcriptional regulator, with protein sequence MTQATDHPRRPGRPRANPATQASGLSTRDQILDAAAALFVEEGFGACTTRQIAERAGIRQASVYYHFASKDEVLLVLLSSSIRPSLAFAVRLREDPDAPDDPAVRLCALVIADVRLLAGARHNIASLYGLPEVQEKAQFAGFRAERHELITVYGDFAGAVVPLVDRTLCGTLVMQLVESVIGLRTADRFRTEYEGDIAKACLRMLGVGDVEIDLAVREARAFLEDPA encoded by the coding sequence GTGACCCAGGCAACGGATCATCCCCGGCGCCCGGGTCGGCCGCGGGCCAACCCGGCGACCCAGGCGTCCGGTCTCTCCACCCGCGACCAGATCCTCGACGCGGCGGCGGCGCTGTTCGTGGAAGAGGGCTTCGGCGCCTGCACCACCCGGCAGATCGCCGAGCGCGCCGGGATCCGGCAGGCCTCGGTGTACTACCACTTCGCCAGCAAGGACGAGGTCCTGTTGGTGCTGCTCTCCTCTTCGATCCGGCCGAGCCTGGCCTTCGCCGTCCGGCTCCGGGAGGATCCGGACGCGCCCGATGACCCGGCCGTCAGGCTGTGTGCGCTGGTGATCGCGGACGTCCGGCTGCTTGCGGGTGCCCGGCACAACATCGCCAGCCTGTACGGCCTTCCGGAGGTCCAGGAGAAGGCGCAGTTCGCGGGGTTCCGCGCCGAGAGGCACGAGCTGATCACTGTCTACGGCGACTTCGCCGGGGCGGTGGTGCCGCTGGTCGACCGTACGCTCTGCGGAACCCTGGTGATGCAACTCGTCGAGTCGGTGATCGGCCTGCGAACGGCGGATCGCTTCCGGACCGAGTACGAGGGCGACATCGCCAAGGCCTGCTTGCGGATGCTCGGAGTGGGCGACGTGGAGATCGATCTGGCCGTACGAGAGGCGAGGGCGTTCCTCGAGGATCCGGCCTGA
- a CDS encoding IPT/TIG domain-containing protein, giving the protein MERIFKAVLTSLLAVALFLPGSVGTAITSASAAPGATIPVVGSLSPSTGSTSGGVLVTITGTGLTGATSVMFGKTAGTQISVISDTSLSVLSPAASAGTVDVRVTTPGGTSQKSKADSFTFVPAPVPTVGSLSPSTGSTSGGVLVTITGTGLTGATSVMFGKTAGTQISVISDTSLSVLSPAASAGTVDVRVTTPGGTSQKSKADSFTFVPAPVPTVGSLSPSTGSTSGGVLVTITGTGLTGATAVMFGTVAATNVVVVSDTQLTATSPAMKTAGGIDITVTTPGGTTATTPTDRFTFADVPTLTQVSPAAGPTAGGTTVTITGTGLTGATAVMFGTVAATNVVVVSDTQLTATSPAMKTAGGIDITVTTPGGTTATTPTDRFTFADVPTLTQVSPAAGPTAGGTTVTITGTGLTGATAVMFGTVAATNVVVVSDTQLTATSPAMKTAGGIDITVTTPGGTTATTPTDRFTFADVPTLTQVSPAAGPTAGGTTVTITGTGLTGATAVMFGTVAATNVVVVSDTQLTATSPAMKTAGGIDITVTTPGGTTATTPTDRFTFADVPTLTQVSPAAGPTAGGTTVTITGTGLTGATAVMFGTVAATNVVVVSDTQLTATSPAMKTAGGIDITVTTPGGTTATTPTDRFTFESACGSTYSQFVDVYGAITSNTDWGPECANVYVLHGIVGVAPGVQLTLEPGSLIEANSDGSLQVGGTLTISGNGASPVVVTSTGDASGGQPIPNVAYPPPASTTWGGVNVLAGGVARVSGASIRYASYNGLSVANGGSADVTGSQFISNGTGISFDPGSSGSVTGDQFTGGTTGLVVTDGANVTIDADSFTAMQTGISLSNPATIVSNCTFDTINADTIKVSTSSPFDPAKITQGNTATNSPINGVHLKDPVFADGATLFGRPGWGLVLSNASGSTVNVPAGSSVTVPAGAVIKFQFLDHWPFGADRGVLAVAGVLNVNGTLTKLNDDTAGGPISTTVTYTDSYYGSHFQSVDVLAGGVARVSGASIRYASYNGLSVANGGSADVTGSQFISNGTGISFDPGSSGSVTGDQFTGGTTGLVVTDGANVTIDADSFTAMQTGISLSNPATIVSNCTFDTINADTIKVSTSSPFDPAKITQGNTATNSPINGVHLKDPVFADGATLFGRPGWGLVLSNASGSTVNVPAGSSVTVPAGAVIKFQFLDHWPFGADRGVLAVAGVLNVNGTLTKLNDDTAGGPISTTVTYTDSYYGSHFQSVDVLAGGVARVSAASIRYANNGLNVASGGSAEVTGSQFINNGTAVTVAGVLEATGVDVRNTGTGIKAVSASRTLFRGSFTQVNTGISADDSSYVDARDVNWGAASGPAPTGAGAAAIGPVLYYPWSGYTAPVVAPIAATTNVPNVSTCSNILAFGLRGSGELPQWSGQVDNGLEAAYFSTWEEGMGKPGQTAYDAYKSVAQAKDPSLTIEQIGVRYEAKPVAVLPWEFQHSIDDGVAKTLQYLRDAHDRCGYAGQRYVLIGYSQGAAVIHKALTQLTPEELDLIQGVILVGDAGRQPDAREHLFEGLDASGNLKVAGWWVAGANGMLALQTQGIPDSLTSKTYSLCHAGDPICTMTPTNGMGVWLQMALQWPSHTGYSEPELAALTEEMFRSY; this is encoded by the coding sequence ATGGAACGAATCTTCAAGGCCGTGCTGACCAGCTTGCTCGCTGTCGCTCTATTCCTGCCGGGTTCGGTCGGCACTGCAATCACCAGTGCCAGTGCAGCTCCTGGCGCAACCATTCCAGTGGTGGGGTCGCTGAGTCCCTCGACCGGTTCGACCTCGGGTGGGGTCCTGGTCACGATCACCGGCACCGGCCTGACCGGGGCGACCTCAGTGATGTTCGGCAAGACCGCGGGCACCCAGATATCCGTGATTTCCGACACGAGCCTGAGTGTGCTGAGTCCAGCCGCGTCCGCCGGGACTGTCGACGTGCGCGTGACGACTCCCGGCGGAACATCACAGAAGAGTAAGGCCGACTCGTTCACGTTCGTGCCCGCACCAGTACCGACCGTGGGGTCGCTGAGTCCCTCGACCGGTTCGACCTCGGGTGGGGTCCTGGTCACGATCACCGGCACCGGCCTGACCGGGGCGACCTCAGTGATGTTCGGCAAGACCGCGGGCACCCAGATATCCGTGATTTCCGACACGAGCCTGAGTGTGCTGAGTCCAGCCGCGTCCGCCGGGACTGTCGACGTGCGCGTGACGACTCCCGGCGGAACATCACAGAAGAGTAAGGCCGACTCGTTCACGTTCGTGCCCGCACCAGTACCGACCGTGGGGTCGCTGAGTCCCTCGACCGGTTCGACCTCGGGTGGGGTCCTGGTCACGATCACGGGCACCGGCCTGACCGGGGCGACCGCGGTGATGTTCGGCACCGTGGCAGCCACCAACGTCGTGGTGGTCTCTGACACCCAACTCACCGCGACCAGCCCCGCGATGAAGACCGCGGGCGGCATCGACATCACCGTGACCACCCCCGGCGGGACCACCGCCACCACCCCCACCGACCGGTTCACCTTCGCCGATGTTCCGACCCTGACCCAGGTCTCCCCGGCAGCGGGCCCGACCGCGGGAGGGACCACCGTCACGATCACCGGCACCGGCCTGACCGGGGCGACCGCGGTGATGTTCGGCACCGTGGCAGCCACCAACGTCGTGGTGGTCTCTGACACCCAACTCACCGCGACCAGCCCCGCGATGAAGACCGCGGGCGGCATCGACATCACCGTGACCACCCCCGGCGGGACCACCGCCACCACCCCCACCGACCGGTTCACCTTCGCCGATGTTCCGACCCTGACCCAGGTCTCCCCGGCAGCGGGCCCGACCGCGGGAGGGACCACCGTCACGATCACCGGCACCGGCCTGACCGGGGCGACCGCGGTGATGTTCGGCACCGTGGCAGCCACCAACGTCGTGGTGGTCTCTGACACCCAACTCACCGCGACCAGCCCCGCGATGAAGACCGCGGGCGGCATCGACATCACCGTGACCACCCCCGGCGGGACCACCGCCACCACCCCCACCGACCGGTTCACCTTCGCCGATGTTCCGACCCTGACCCAGGTCTCCCCGGCAGCGGGCCCGACCGCGGGAGGGACCACCGTCACGATCACCGGCACCGGCCTGACCGGGGCGACCGCGGTGATGTTCGGCACCGTGGCAGCCACCAACGTCGTGGTGGTCTCTGACACCCAACTCACCGCGACCAGCCCCGCGATGAAGACCGCGGGCGGCATCGACATCACCGTGACCACCCCCGGCGGGACCACCGCCACCACCCCCACCGACCGGTTCACCTTCGCCGATGTTCCGACCCTGACCCAGGTCTCCCCGGCAGCGGGCCCGACCGCGGGAGGGACCACCGTCACGATCACCGGCACCGGCCTGACCGGGGCGACCGCGGTGATGTTCGGCACCGTGGCAGCCACCAACGTCGTGGTGGTCTCTGACACCCAACTCACCGCGACCAGCCCCGCGATGAAGACCGCGGGCGGCATCGACATCACCGTGACCACCCCCGGCGGGACCACCGCCACCACCCCCACCGACCGGTTCACCTTCGAGAGCGCCTGCGGCAGCACCTACTCCCAGTTTGTGGACGTGTACGGAGCGATCACGTCGAACACCGATTGGGGGCCCGAATGTGCCAATGTCTACGTGCTCCACGGAATTGTCGGTGTGGCCCCCGGTGTCCAGCTCACTCTTGAGCCGGGGAGCTTGATCGAGGCAAACAGCGACGGCTCCTTGCAGGTCGGCGGCACGCTGACCATATCCGGCAACGGAGCATCGCCTGTGGTGGTCACATCCACAGGCGACGCCTCCGGCGGTCAGCCCATTCCCAACGTCGCTTACCCGCCCCCAGCGAGCACAACCTGGGGAGGCGTGAATGTGTTGGCTGGTGGTGTGGCCCGGGTCTCTGGGGCCAGCATCCGATACGCGAGTTACAACGGGCTGAGCGTCGCCAATGGCGGATCCGCCGACGTGACCGGCTCCCAGTTCATCAGCAACGGAACCGGGATCTCGTTCGATCCGGGTAGCAGCGGGTCGGTGACGGGGGACCAGTTCACCGGAGGTACCACCGGCCTGGTCGTGACAGATGGCGCCAACGTCACCATCGACGCTGACAGCTTCACCGCAATGCAGACCGGCATCTCCTTGTCGAACCCGGCCACGATCGTGTCGAACTGCACCTTCGACACCATCAACGCCGACACGATCAAGGTGAGCACGTCCTCGCCGTTCGATCCGGCCAAGATCACCCAGGGCAACACCGCCACCAACTCCCCCATCAACGGCGTCCACCTCAAAGACCCCGTCTTCGCCGACGGAGCCACACTCTTCGGCCGCCCCGGGTGGGGCCTCGTCCTCTCCAACGCATCCGGGTCCACGGTCAACGTACCCGCCGGTTCTTCCGTCACGGTCCCCGCGGGGGCGGTCATCAAGTTCCAATTCCTGGACCACTGGCCCTTTGGTGCGGATCGGGGCGTCCTCGCTGTCGCGGGTGTTCTCAACGTCAATGGGACGTTGACCAAGCTCAACGACGACACCGCCGGCGGCCCCATCTCCACCACCGTCACCTACACGGACTCCTACTACGGCTCGCACTTCCAAAGCGTCGACGTGTTGGCTGGTGGTGTGGCCCGGGTCTCTGGGGCCAGCATCCGATACGCGAGTTACAACGGGCTGAGCGTCGCCAATGGCGGATCCGCCGACGTGACCGGCTCCCAGTTCATCAGCAACGGAACCGGGATCTCGTTCGATCCGGGTAGCAGCGGGTCGGTGACGGGGGACCAGTTCACCGGAGGTACCACCGGCCTGGTCGTGACAGATGGCGCCAACGTCACCATCGACGCTGACAGCTTCACCGCAATGCAGACCGGCATCTCCTTGTCGAACCCGGCCACGATCGTGTCGAACTGCACCTTCGACACCATCAACGCCGACACGATCAAGGTGAGCACGTCCTCGCCGTTCGATCCGGCCAAGATCACCCAGGGCAACACCGCCACCAACTCCCCCATCAACGGCGTCCACCTCAAAGACCCCGTCTTCGCCGACGGAGCCACACTCTTCGGCCGCCCCGGGTGGGGCCTCGTCCTCTCCAACGCATCCGGGTCCACGGTCAACGTACCCGCCGGTTCTTCCGTCACGGTCCCCGCGGGGGCGGTCATCAAGTTCCAATTCCTGGACCACTGGCCCTTTGGTGCGGATCGGGGCGTCCTCGCTGTCGCGGGTGTTCTCAACGTCAATGGGACGTTGACCAAGCTCAACGACGACACCGCCGGCGGCCCCATCTCCACCACCGTCACCTACACGGACTCCTACTACGGCTCGCACTTCCAAAGCGTCGACGTGTTGGCTGGTGGTGTGGCCCGGGTCTCTGCAGCCAGCATCCGATACGCGAACAACGGACTAAACGTGGCCAGCGGCGGATCCGCCGAGGTAACCGGCTCCCAGTTCATCAACAACGGAACCGCGGTCACTGTGGCCGGCGTCTTGGAAGCTACTGGCGTGGACGTGCGCAACACCGGGACCGGAATCAAGGCAGTCTCAGCCTCACGAACGCTATTTCGTGGCTCGTTCACGCAAGTGAATACAGGAATCTCAGCTGATGATTCTTCTTATGTCGATGCTCGCGACGTGAATTGGGGGGCAGCTTCTGGTCCTGCTCCAACTGGGGCTGGCGCCGCAGCGATCGGACCAGTCCTCTATTACCCTTGGAGCGGCTATACTGCTCCCGTAGTAGCACCCATCGCAGCAACGACTAACGTTCCGAATGTATCGACATGCTCAAACATTCTCGCTTTCGGTCTACGTGGATCGGGCGAGTTGCCTCAATGGAGCGGTCAGGTGGATAATGGACTAGAAGCGGCATATTTCAGCACATGGGAGGAGGGAATGGGGAAACCTGGCCAGACTGCCTACGACGCCTACAAATCAGTAGCGCAGGCCAAGGATCCCTCGCTCACAATCGAACAAATCGGAGTCAGGTATGAGGCTAAGCCGGTCGCAGTCTTGCCGTGGGAGTTCCAGCACAGCATTGATGATGGAGTGGCAAAGACGCTGCAGTACCTACGAGATGCTCACGACAGGTGTGGCTACGCTGGCCAGCGCTACGTGCTTATCGGGTACTCACAAGGTGCTGCCGTGATCCATAAAGCACTGACCCAGCTCACGCCGGAAGAGCTCGACCTGATCCAAGGGGTGATTCTAGTTGGCGACGCAGGACGTCAGCCCGACGCGCGTGAGCATCTCTTCGAAGGGCTGGACGCTTCCGGGAATCTGAAGGTGGCCGGTTGGTGGGTCGCTGGCGCGAACGGCATGCTTGCACTGCAAACTCAGGGCATCCCAGACAGTCTGACCTCCAAGACCTACTCGTTGTGCCACGCAGGAGACCCGATCTGCACGATGACACCCACCAACGGAATGGGTGTGTGGCTGCAAATGGCGCTCCAATGGCCCAGCCACACCGGTTACTCGGAGCCCGAACTCGCAGCCTTGACAGAGGAGATGTTTCGCAGCTACTAG
- a CDS encoding GTP pyrophosphokinase, with amino-acid sequence MGDDIDADDPREDTFAAHERLVDHGSELARVLMTYQAGIDEIMTKLTILRREYENAYDYNPIEHLAARLKSPTSILAKARRRHVEPTIEGVRGAITDIAGVRVITSFESDVYRVRDVLCQQEDLTVLLVKDYIAEPKPNGYRSLHVIVEVPVFFTDRIARVPVEVQFRTIAMDFWAALEHKIYYKFDRTVPEALLDSLYSTALTSAKLDADMEALHRQIRGAEPQLLDGVHPPTDGGSVPF; translated from the coding sequence ATGGGCGATGACATCGATGCTGATGATCCCCGCGAGGACACCTTCGCAGCGCACGAGCGGCTGGTGGACCACGGCAGCGAACTCGCCCGGGTGCTGATGACCTATCAGGCCGGCATCGACGAGATCATGACCAAGCTGACGATCCTGCGGCGCGAGTACGAGAACGCCTACGACTACAACCCCATCGAGCACCTGGCGGCCCGGCTCAAGTCCCCCACCAGCATCCTCGCCAAGGCTCGCCGGCGACACGTCGAGCCGACGATCGAGGGGGTACGCGGGGCGATCACCGACATCGCCGGGGTCCGGGTGATCACGTCATTCGAGAGCGACGTCTACCGCGTCCGCGACGTCCTCTGCCAGCAGGAGGACCTCACCGTGCTGCTGGTGAAGGACTACATCGCCGAGCCGAAGCCGAACGGCTACCGCAGCCTCCACGTCATCGTCGAGGTCCCCGTCTTCTTCACCGACCGGATCGCCCGGGTCCCGGTGGAGGTGCAGTTCCGCACCATCGCCATGGACTTCTGGGCCGCGCTGGAGCACAAGATCTACTACAAGTTCGACCGTACGGTGCCCGAGGCACTGCTCGACAGTCTCTACAGCACCGCGTTGACCTCGGCGAAGCTGGACGCCGACATGGAGGCACTGCACCGCCAGATCCGTGGCGCGGAACCCCAACTGCTCGACGGCGTTCATCCCCCGACGGACGGGGGGTCGGTGCCGTTCTGA
- a CDS encoding XRE family transcriptional regulator, whose translation MPSISAYVKPELLKWARTSANIQPIAAARKIGVPEDLIAAWEAGQKRPTITQLRKATTVYRRPLAVFYLPEPPEGYETLRNFRRLGPSQSGGWSTALHGEYRRAHFQRDVLLELAELDQERPPSDWRLSQLRGTDEQLAESVRRRLMSLVDLKVPTASSDEYSHLGYWTRALEDAGVLVMSTQGGLVSVEEMRAFSLYFDEVPVIMLNGADAPRGRLFSLLHEYMHLLLHTEGLCDMTTDQYAVTEDRRLEARCNALAAEILMPRESVLGSVLVRQHHPGDPWILGDLIEAARPFGVSVEALLRRLVTLQQVSLADYQAFREAQQGSAAVKKRPSGGSFYFTKARDLGKGYVRTVAGAHRRSLIDSTTAAEYLDAKVGQIARLAEVSGS comes from the coding sequence ATGCCTTCGATCTCCGCCTACGTCAAGCCGGAGTTGCTGAAGTGGGCGCGCACCAGCGCAAATATCCAGCCGATTGCGGCCGCGCGCAAGATTGGCGTCCCTGAGGACTTGATTGCAGCGTGGGAAGCGGGTCAAAAACGTCCCACGATCACGCAACTGCGCAAGGCCACCACGGTCTATCGTCGGCCCTTGGCGGTGTTCTACCTGCCCGAACCGCCCGAGGGATACGAGACTCTGCGGAACTTCCGCCGGTTGGGTCCGAGTCAATCGGGTGGGTGGTCTACCGCGCTGCACGGGGAGTATCGCCGTGCCCACTTCCAAAGAGATGTTCTCCTGGAGCTCGCGGAGCTGGACCAGGAAAGGCCACCCAGCGATTGGCGCCTGTCGCAACTTCGTGGAACGGACGAGCAGCTTGCCGAGAGCGTCCGCCGGCGTCTCATGAGCCTCGTGGACTTGAAGGTACCCACAGCATCGTCTGACGAGTACAGCCACCTCGGCTACTGGACGCGGGCGCTGGAGGATGCGGGTGTTCTTGTCATGTCTACGCAGGGTGGGCTCGTCTCTGTGGAAGAGATGCGTGCATTCAGCCTCTATTTCGATGAGGTGCCTGTCATCATGCTCAATGGTGCGGACGCACCCCGCGGCAGGCTCTTCTCACTGCTCCACGAGTACATGCACCTCCTGCTCCACACGGAGGGCCTGTGCGATATGACCACCGACCAGTACGCAGTCACCGAGGACCGTCGATTGGAAGCCCGCTGCAACGCCCTCGCTGCTGAGATCCTGATGCCCCGCGAGAGTGTCCTGGGCTCCGTGCTTGTCAGGCAACACCACCCAGGCGATCCATGGATTTTGGGAGACCTCATCGAGGCCGCCAGGCCGTTTGGTGTTAGCGTCGAGGCACTTCTGCGACGGCTGGTCACCCTCCAGCAAGTATCGCTGGCCGATTATCAAGCGTTCAGGGAAGCGCAGCAAGGATCCGCCGCAGTCAAGAAGAGGCCCTCGGGTGGATCGTTCTACTTCACCAAGGCTCGTGATCTTGGGAAGGGATATGTCAGGACCGTCGCAGGTGCGCATAGACGCTCCTTGATCGACAGCACCACTGCCGCCGAGTACTTGGACGCCAAAGTGGGGCAGATTGCCCGACTGGCCGAGGTGTCCGGTTCCTAG
- a CDS encoding ATP-binding protein — protein MSALDMETKRKLREMGAADLAAALEAQDEALTMDLPFAERVRLAVDDAHGAFTDTKVAGLIRRAGLRYPHADLRALDLIEQRGLDRTVLAELATCRFITANRSVVLEGFTGSGKSYLASALARNACHHRIRAHVIRMPDLVEAWTLARDQTQGATKFLRKYAAFNLLVLDEWLLDQPDEATRTMLLELMERRHDTGSTVFATQYPKKDWHQRLGGGVRADAIMDRIVHTAIWINTGTINMRERAARTQTP, from the coding sequence ATGAGCGCCCTGGACATGGAGACCAAGCGCAAGCTGCGCGAGATGGGCGCGGCCGACCTGGCCGCCGCGCTCGAAGCCCAGGACGAGGCCCTCACGATGGATCTGCCGTTCGCCGAACGGGTCCGGCTCGCGGTCGACGACGCGCACGGCGCGTTCACCGACACCAAGGTCGCCGGCCTGATCCGCCGGGCCGGGCTGCGCTACCCGCACGCCGACCTACGCGCCCTCGACCTGATCGAGCAACGTGGCCTGGACCGCACTGTTCTGGCCGAACTGGCGACCTGCCGGTTCATCACCGCCAACCGCAGCGTGGTCCTGGAAGGCTTCACCGGCTCGGGCAAGTCCTACCTCGCCTCCGCGCTGGCCCGCAACGCCTGCCACCACCGGATCCGGGCCCACGTGATCCGGATGCCCGACCTGGTCGAGGCCTGGACCCTGGCTCGCGACCAGACCCAGGGCGCCACCAAGTTCCTGCGCAAGTACGCCGCGTTCAACCTCCTCGTGCTGGACGAGTGGCTCCTCGACCAGCCAGACGAGGCCACCCGGACCATGCTGCTCGAACTGATGGAACGCCGCCACGACACCGGCTCCACCGTGTTCGCCACCCAGTACCCCAAGAAGGACTGGCACCAGCGCCTCGGCGGCGGAGTCCGCGCCGACGCGATCATGGACCGGATCGTCCACACCGCCATCTGGATCAACACCGGCACCATCAATATGCGCGAACGAGCGGCCCGGACCCAGACCCCCTGA
- a CDS encoding DUF4411 family protein produces the protein MKQLLPYYSFDSGAFINGRRDIFIPSAFLGVWKNIEVMIASGLVRAVDEVKREVSRHDDDTAKWVRAQKGLFVPLTREVQEATSRVLDAHPKLISLGSNKSGADPFVIALALAHEGTVVTQETRSGKLTKPRIPDVCEAMDVPCLTLPQFVAAQGWTF, from the coding sequence ATGAAGCAATTGCTGCCCTACTATTCGTTCGACTCCGGCGCGTTCATCAACGGGCGGCGTGACATCTTCATCCCCTCCGCCTTCCTCGGCGTGTGGAAGAACATCGAGGTGATGATCGCCTCAGGGCTAGTGCGTGCGGTGGATGAGGTGAAGCGGGAAGTGTCCCGACACGACGATGACACGGCCAAATGGGTGCGGGCACAGAAGGGGCTCTTCGTGCCGCTAACCCGCGAGGTCCAAGAGGCCACGTCAAGAGTTTTGGATGCCCATCCGAAACTGATCAGCCTGGGAAGTAACAAGAGCGGCGCGGATCCCTTCGTGATCGCCCTCGCACTCGCCCACGAGGGAACAGTCGTCACGCAGGAGACGCGGAGCGGCAAGTTGACCAAGCCGCGAATCCCAGACGTGTGCGAAGCCATGGACGTGCCGTGCTTGACGCTGCCGCAGTTCGTGGCGGCGCAGGGATGGACGTTCTAG
- a CDS encoding acetamidase/formamidase family protein — MAPTGKEAAELIERGVGRRGLLGAAAAMGAIATLGGSTNRAFAAPKATTSTGGGDFFRGVLQPGQGPIAGQHYLSSRTEDVLWGYVPTVHAAPVATIGSGETITIDALSHEGILEDQGRDPLGWFGAHGVPRTRVLDDAIDVAANYHRTQRSFDIDGPHVVTGPVAVTGAEPGDVLKIETLDLLARVPYGVVSSRHGKGALGRTATGAPAGITLDEVMPPIATDGRATKDPTRYGNVSVFASVNGNHGMMNDGAHTLQFPLRPFFGMMGVAFSEAQGLTDPSANSIPPTLGGGNIDIRQLGVGSAFYLPVKAPGALFYVGDPHMAMGDGEVALTAMEGSIRGTFRLTVCKPGSGDAPSVAYHYPFAETAEHWIPIGLSDPDGSSGGQINDLNIGMRRAVVNALDFLEHDKGLSRSVAYAYLSAAADFVVSQVVDRTVGVHGLISKSDLVG; from the coding sequence ATGGCACCCACGGGCAAGGAAGCAGCAGAGCTCATCGAACGCGGGGTGGGCCGTCGCGGTCTCCTGGGAGCTGCGGCCGCCATGGGCGCGATTGCCACCCTCGGCGGCTCCACGAATCGGGCCTTCGCCGCCCCGAAGGCGACCACATCCACCGGCGGCGGCGATTTCTTCCGCGGCGTGCTGCAGCCGGGCCAGGGCCCCATCGCCGGCCAGCACTACCTGTCGTCGCGAACAGAGGACGTGCTGTGGGGGTACGTCCCGACCGTCCACGCGGCACCGGTGGCGACCATCGGCTCCGGCGAGACGATCACCATCGACGCCCTGTCGCACGAGGGGATCCTCGAGGACCAGGGCCGCGATCCTTTGGGCTGGTTCGGCGCCCACGGTGTGCCGCGGACCCGGGTCCTCGACGACGCCATCGACGTCGCCGCGAACTACCACCGCACCCAGCGGTCCTTCGACATCGACGGCCCGCACGTGGTGACCGGTCCGGTCGCGGTCACCGGCGCCGAACCGGGCGATGTGCTGAAGATCGAGACGCTGGACCTGCTCGCCCGGGTCCCGTACGGCGTGGTGTCGAGTCGCCACGGCAAGGGAGCCCTCGGGCGGACCGCCACGGGAGCTCCGGCGGGGATCACCCTCGACGAGGTGATGCCGCCCATCGCCACCGACGGCCGGGCCACGAAGGATCCCACCCGGTACGGCAACGTCTCGGTCTTCGCGTCGGTCAACGGCAACCACGGGATGATGAATGACGGGGCGCACACCTTGCAGTTCCCGCTCCGGCCGTTCTTCGGCATGATGGGCGTCGCGTTCAGCGAGGCCCAGGGCCTCACCGACCCGAGTGCCAACTCGATCCCCCCGACGCTCGGCGGGGGCAACATCGACATCCGCCAGCTCGGGGTCGGTTCGGCCTTCTACCTCCCGGTGAAGGCGCCCGGCGCACTGTTCTACGTCGGTGATCCGCACATGGCGATGGGTGACGGGGAGGTCGCCCTCACGGCGATGGAGGGATCGATCCGCGGGACCTTCCGGTTGACCGTGTGCAAGCCGGGCAGCGGTGACGCCCCGAGCGTGGCCTATCACTACCCCTTCGCGGAGACCGCCGAGCACTGGATCCCGATCGGCCTCTCCGATCCGGACGGCTCGAGCGGCGGCCAGATCAACGACCTGAACATCGGCATGCGAAGGGCAGTGGTCAATGCCCTCGACTTCCTCGAGCACGACAAGGGGTTGAGCCGGTCCGTGGCGTACGCCTACCTCTCGGCCGCGGCGGATTTCGTGGTGTCGCAGGTGGTCGACCGTACGGTCGGCGTGCATGGCCTGATCAGCAAGAGCGACCTGGTCGGCTGA